The sequence below is a genomic window from Anaerobranca californiensis DSM 14826.
AGGATTCATTCATCCATAAACTATAAGATGCCCATTGAGTTTGAAAAATTATGTAGAGCAGCATAGTTTGCTTTGATTTCTTCGCTTTTGGGTGATATTCTAATAGCATTTATATTTGGATTATAAAGGGTGTAATTTTCTGAAAAAACTAAAATTTTGTCCAATATATTGACATAGATCCATTGAAGTATAGATATATTGAGTTGAACTAAAAAACAGATTTTGTAAGCAGGAAAATTTATTTTAAAAATATTTATATTCAATTATTTATTAGGAGAAAATATATGAAAAAAACTGCCTTACTACTAATGATACTATCAATCTTATCCAAAATTTTAGGATTTACTAGAGAAATCACATTATCATATTTTTACGGAGCTTCTAATATAAGTGATGCCTATTTAATCTCTGTTACTATCCCTACGGTTATATTTGCCTTTGTGGGTACCGCTTTAGCTACAAGCTATATACCAATGTTTAACAATATAAGTAAAAATGAAGGTAATAAAAAGGCATATGACTTTTCTAACAATATAATCAACTTTCTATTAATCATATCTACTTTCATAGTTATATTAGGGTTATTTTTCACAGAAAGTGTAGTCAAGTTATTTGCTTCTGGTTTTGAAGGGGAAACTTTAAATTTAGCTGTTACCTTTACTACAATTAGTATATTTGGGGTATATTTTACAGGGTTAACATATATTTTTAACAGTTACTTGCAAATTAAAAATAACTTTCTTATACCTGCCATTGTAGGTTTCCCTTTCAACATAATCATTATTCTATCCATTTATATAAGTTCAAAAGGAAATATAATAATATTATCTTTAGGTATGCTCTTGGCAATAGCATCACAGCTTATATTTCTACTCCCTTTTTCCTTTAAAAAAGGTTACAGATATAATTGGGTATTAAACAAAAAAGATCCCTATCTTAAACAAATGATATATTTATCTATCCCTGTCATTTTAGGAACTTCAGTTAATCAAATTAATGCATTAGTAGATAGAACAATTGCCTCTAGAATAGCAGAAGGTGGTATTTCTGCACTAAATTATGCAAATAGATTAAACGGCTTTGTAGAAGGAATATTTGTAATTTCAA
It includes:
- the murJ gene encoding murein biosynthesis integral membrane protein MurJ, which gives rise to MKKTALLLMILSILSKILGFTREITLSYFYGASNISDAYLISVTIPTVIFAFVGTALATSYIPMFNNISKNEGNKKAYDFSNNIINFLLIISTFIVILGLFFTESVVKLFASGFEGETLNLAVTFTTISIFGVYFTGLTYIFNSYLQIKNNFLIPAIVGFPFNIIIILSIYISSKGNIIILSLGMLLAIASQLIFLLPFSFKKGYRYNWVLNKKDPYLKQMIYLSIPVILGTSVNQINALVDRTIASRIAEGGISALNYANRLNGFVEGIFVISIATVMYPMISKMAAENNFKGLKRTLSEAINLVNILVIPATLGAMIFAEPVVRLLFGRGAFNERAIAMTSFALFFYSIGLIGKGLRLIISRAFYSMQDTKTPMINAAIGMVLNIILNIILSKYLGIGGLALATSIAAIFTTILLFISLRKKIGPFGMKSIVTSFVKILAASLVMGAIAKLSYNTLLQVVGSNLALILAIGVGAGIYFILIYFMKIPEVDTMVMAVKKKLKFI